Proteins encoded by one window of Mycolicibacterium cosmeticum:
- a CDS encoding LysR family transcriptional regulator produces MARSAGRVCKYADMTAPSADDMLILLAVGRTGRYVTAAEQLGINHTTISRRIAALEQAIGARVLVRVGSTWELTDRGREVLAAAEAVEAAVHSVGGDPGRSPSLAGVVRISATDGFSAYIAAPAAAQVQRRHPDIAVEIVATTRRASLQRSSVDIEIVVGEPTVRRALPIRLGDYCLGLYGSRSYLATHGTPASVDELAEHPLVYFIDSMLQVDDLDLAADFAPAMRESVSSTNVFVHVEATRAAAGLGLLPCFMADRWADLVRVLPDTISARLTYWLVTRAETLRRPEVSAVVEALREQVAAQRDVLLGAG; encoded by the coding sequence ATGGCTAGATCCGCAGGACGGGTCTGCAAATATGCAGATATGACCGCACCGAGCGCCGACGACATGCTGATCCTGCTGGCGGTCGGCCGGACCGGGCGCTATGTCACCGCCGCCGAGCAGTTGGGCATCAACCACACCACCATCTCCCGGCGCATCGCCGCGCTCGAACAAGCCATCGGAGCGCGGGTGCTGGTGCGGGTGGGCAGCACCTGGGAACTCACCGACCGCGGCCGTGAGGTCCTCGCCGCCGCCGAAGCCGTCGAGGCGGCAGTGCACTCGGTCGGCGGCGACCCGGGCCGCTCACCCAGCCTCGCCGGCGTGGTGCGCATCTCGGCGACCGACGGATTCAGCGCCTATATCGCGGCGCCGGCCGCGGCGCAGGTGCAGCGCCGGCATCCCGACATCGCCGTCGAGATCGTCGCCACCACCCGGCGGGCCAGCCTTCAGCGCTCCAGCGTCGACATCGAGATCGTGGTCGGCGAGCCCACCGTCCGCCGCGCGCTGCCGATCCGGCTCGGCGACTACTGCCTGGGTCTGTACGGTTCGCGGTCCTACCTCGCCACCCACGGCACGCCGGCCTCCGTCGACGAACTGGCCGAACACCCACTGGTCTATTTCATCGATTCGATGCTGCAGGTCGACGACCTCGACCTGGCCGCCGACTTCGCGCCGGCCATGCGCGAATCGGTCTCCTCGACGAACGTCTTCGTCCACGTCGAGGCGACGCGGGCGGCCGCCGGGTTGGGCCTGCTGCCATGCTTCATGGCCGACCGCTGGGCCGACCTGGTGCGGGTGCTGCCCGACACGATCTCCGCACGCCTGACCTATTGGCTGGTCACCAGGGCCGAAACCCTGCGCAGGCCCGAGGTGTCCGCGGTGGTGGAGGCGCTGCGCGAGCAGGTGGCCGCCCAGCGTGACGTCCTGCTGGGTGCGGGGTGA
- a CDS encoding alpha/beta fold hydrolase — translation MPFLQSGDTRAYYRHWAASDPRAAVVFLHGFGEHTGLYHRYGFTLNAAGIDLWAVDQRGHGLSPGPRGNFGTLADSSALGEQLTAIVERERPGLPLIAAGHSFGAVVTLLRVLEQPDRYRAAVISGAPLIPIPELLDTDSEFDLDPSWLSGDPFYVDALENDPLAFTDADGAPLARALDAAWDRFGTELPTLTVPTLAVHGTADPIAPVGPVRAYAEQIDALSIAEFTGAHHDVLNETVHREVAATVIDFVGTHIGN, via the coding sequence ATGCCATTCCTCCAGTCCGGCGACACCCGGGCCTACTACCGGCACTGGGCCGCAAGCGATCCGCGCGCGGCCGTCGTCTTCCTGCACGGGTTCGGTGAGCACACCGGCCTGTACCACCGGTACGGCTTCACGCTGAACGCGGCGGGTATCGACCTGTGGGCGGTCGATCAGCGCGGGCACGGGCTGAGCCCGGGGCCGCGCGGGAACTTCGGCACGCTGGCCGACAGCTCCGCACTCGGTGAGCAATTGACCGCGATCGTGGAGCGGGAACGGCCCGGGCTGCCGTTGATCGCGGCCGGGCATTCGTTCGGTGCGGTGGTGACCCTGCTCCGGGTACTCGAACAGCCGGACCGCTACCGGGCCGCGGTAATTTCCGGTGCACCGCTGATCCCGATCCCCGAATTGCTGGACACCGACTCCGAATTCGACCTCGACCCGAGTTGGTTGTCCGGGGATCCGTTCTATGTGGATGCGCTGGAGAATGACCCCCTGGCCTTCACCGATGCCGACGGGGCGCCGCTGGCCCGGGCGCTGGACGCGGCCTGGGACCGGTTCGGCACCGAGCTTCCCACGTTGACGGTGCCCACCCTGGCCGTGCACGGCACCGCCGATCCGATCGCCCCGGTGGGCCCGGTGCGGGCCTACGCCGAACAGATCGATGCGTTGAGCATCGCCGAGTTCACCGGGGCGCACCACGACGTGCTCAACGAAACGGTGCACCGTGAGGTGGCGGCCACCGTCATCGACTTCGTGGGAACACATATCGGCAACTGA
- the hsaB gene encoding 3-hydroxy-9,10-secoandrosta-1,3,5(10)-triene-9,17-dione monooxygenase reductase subunit → MAQPIDPRTFRNVLGQFCTGVTVITTTLDDVPIGFACQSFAALSLDPPLVLFCPTKQSRAWKAIETSGRFCVNMLHENQQHVSAQFGSKAPDKFAGIDWHPSELGSPVIDGSLAHIDCTVASVHDGGDHFVVFGAVQAMSEPADERSREEHGSRIKPRPLLFYRGEYTGIEPDKNTPAQWRDDLEAFLTTTTSDTWL, encoded by the coding sequence ATGGCCCAGCCGATCGATCCGCGCACATTCCGTAATGTGCTCGGCCAGTTCTGTACCGGCGTCACGGTAATCACGACCACGCTCGACGACGTGCCGATCGGGTTCGCCTGTCAGTCGTTCGCGGCGTTGTCGCTCGATCCGCCCCTGGTGCTGTTCTGCCCCACCAAGCAGTCCCGGGCCTGGAAGGCGATCGAGACCAGCGGCCGGTTCTGCGTCAACATGCTGCACGAGAACCAACAGCACGTATCGGCGCAGTTCGGGTCCAAGGCGCCGGACAAGTTCGCCGGAATCGACTGGCACCCCTCCGAACTCGGCTCTCCGGTGATCGATGGCTCGCTGGCGCACATCGATTGCACGGTCGCTTCTGTGCATGACGGCGGCGACCATTTCGTGGTGTTCGGTGCGGTCCAGGCGATGTCGGAACCGGCCGACGAGCGCTCGCGCGAGGAGCATGGGTCGCGCATCAAACCACGCCCTCTCCTGTTCTACCGCGGTGAATACACCGGTATCGAACCGGACAAGAACACCCCGGCGCAGTGGCGTGACGATCTGGAGGCGTTCCTCACCACCACGACCTCGGACACCTGGTTGTGA
- the hsaC gene encoding iron-dependent extradiol dioxygenase HsaC → MTIKSLGYLRIETTDIAAWREYGLKVLGMVEGSGVTEGALYLRMDEFPARLVIVPGEHDRLLVSGWETANAAQLQDIRSRLDAAGTPYKEATATELADRRVDEMIVFDDPSGNTLEVFHGVALEHRRVVSPYGHKFVTEEQGLGHVVLTTRDDAETLHFYRDVLGFSLRDSMRLPPQLVGRPADGPPAWLRFLGVNPRHHSLAFMPGETPSGIVHLMVEVESADDVGLCLDRALRRKVKMSATLGRHVNDKMLSFYMKTPGGFDIEFGCEGLEVEDESWVARESTAVSLWGHDFSVGFK, encoded by the coding sequence ATGACCATCAAATCGCTCGGCTATCTGCGCATCGAGACCACCGATATCGCCGCGTGGCGCGAGTACGGTCTCAAGGTCCTCGGCATGGTGGAAGGCTCCGGGGTCACCGAGGGTGCGCTGTATCTGCGGATGGACGAGTTCCCCGCGCGGTTGGTCATCGTGCCCGGTGAGCACGACAGGTTGCTGGTGTCGGGGTGGGAAACCGCCAATGCCGCACAGCTGCAGGACATCCGCAGCCGGCTGGACGCCGCGGGCACGCCGTACAAGGAGGCGACGGCCACCGAACTGGCCGACCGCCGCGTCGACGAGATGATCGTGTTCGACGACCCCTCGGGTAACACGCTCGAGGTGTTCCACGGTGTCGCGCTGGAGCATCGCCGCGTCGTCAGCCCCTACGGGCACAAGTTCGTCACCGAGGAGCAGGGCCTCGGCCATGTCGTGCTGACCACCCGCGACGACGCGGAGACGTTGCACTTCTACCGTGACGTGCTGGGCTTCAGCCTGCGTGACTCCATGCGGCTGCCACCGCAGCTGGTCGGCCGCCCCGCCGACGGTCCGCCGGCATGGTTGCGTTTCCTCGGGGTGAATCCACGGCACCACAGCCTGGCCTTCATGCCCGGTGAAACTCCCAGCGGCATCGTGCATCTGATGGTCGAGGTGGAGAGCGCCGATGACGTCGGCCTGTGCCTGGACCGCGCGCTGCGCCGCAAGGTGAAGATGTCGGCCACCCTGGGGCGGCACGTCAACGACAAGATGTTGTCCTTCTACATGAAGACCCCCGGTGGGTTCGACATCGAATTCGGTTGTGAGGGGCTCGAAGTCGAGGACGAGAGCTGGGTTGCCAGGGAGAGCACCGCGGTGTCGCTGTGGGGCCACGACTTCAGCGTCGGGTTCAAGTAG
- the hsaD gene encoding 4,5:9,10-diseco-3-hydroxy-5,9,17-trioxoandrosta-1(10),2-diene-4-oate hydrolase, whose product MTSFAAETAQQQEITFESTSRYAQVRADMRLHYHEAGDPAAETVVLLHGGGPGASSWSNFSKNIPVLAEQFHVLAVDQPGYGHSDKHTEHEQYNRYSATALLNLFDHLGIERAALVGNSLGGGTAVRFALDNPKRAGRLVLMGPGGLSVNLFAPDPTEGVKLLGRFAADPTRENIEKFLRIMVFDQSLITPELVEERFQIASTPESLAATKAMGKSFAGADFELGMMWRDVYKLRQRVLLIWGREDRVNPLDGALVALKQIPRVQLHVFGQCGHWAQLEKFDEFNKLTMDFLGADS is encoded by the coding sequence ATGACGTCTTTCGCCGCCGAAACTGCCCAGCAGCAAGAGATCACGTTCGAGTCGACCTCGCGGTACGCCCAAGTCCGGGCCGATATGCGGCTGCACTACCACGAAGCCGGTGATCCGGCCGCCGAGACTGTGGTGCTGCTGCACGGCGGCGGGCCGGGCGCTTCCAGCTGGTCGAACTTCTCGAAGAACATCCCGGTGCTGGCCGAACAGTTCCATGTGCTGGCCGTCGACCAGCCGGGGTACGGGCATTCCGACAAGCACACCGAACACGAGCAGTACAACCGTTACAGCGCCACCGCGCTGCTCAACCTGTTCGACCATCTCGGTATCGAACGGGCTGCGCTGGTGGGCAATTCGCTCGGCGGCGGCACCGCGGTGCGCTTCGCGCTGGACAACCCCAAGCGTGCCGGGCGCTTGGTGTTGATGGGCCCCGGCGGGCTCAGCGTGAATTTGTTCGCACCGGACCCCACCGAGGGCGTGAAACTGCTCGGCCGGTTCGCCGCCGATCCCACCCGGGAGAACATCGAGAAGTTCCTGCGCATCATGGTGTTCGACCAGAGCCTGATCACTCCCGAGCTCGTCGAGGAACGCTTCCAGATCGCCAGCACCCCGGAATCGCTGGCCGCCACCAAGGCCATGGGGAAGTCCTTTGCCGGAGCGGATTTCGAGCTCGGCATGATGTGGCGCGATGTGTACAAGCTGCGGCAGCGGGTACTGCTGATCTGGGGTCGCGAGGACCGGGTCAACCCGCTCGACGGCGCGCTGGTGGCGCTCAAGCAGATCCCGCGCGTGCAGCTGCACGTGTTCGGTCAGTGCGGGCACTGGGCGCAGCTGGAGAAGTTCGACGAGTTCAACAAGCTGACCATGGATTTTCTGGGAGCTGACTCATGA
- the hsaA gene encoding 3-hydroxy-9,10-secoandrosta-1,3,5(10)-triene-9,17-dione monooxygenase oxygenase subunit, which produces MTSIEQRDVQAVLAGIDDLLPKLRERAQLAEDQRQVPYETVNELDEIGFFKLLQPEQWGGLQADPTYFYEAVRRLASACGSTGWISSIIGVHNWHLALFDQKAQDEVWGDDPTVRVSSSYAPMGAGTVVDGGYLVSGAWQWSSGSEHATWAFLGGPVIKDGRPVDFGSFLIPRTEYTIDDVWHVVGLKGTGSNTVVVKDVFVPTHRFLSYKAMNDGTAGGYQNNTAPVYKMPWGTMHPTTISAPIVGMAYGAYAAHVEHQGKRVRAAFAGEKSKDDPFAKVRIAEAASDIDAAWRQLIGNVGDEYALLQAGKEIPFELRARARRDQVRATARSIASIDLLFESAGATALVTGAPLQRFWRDAHAGRVHAANEPERAYLIFGNNEFGLPPADTMV; this is translated from the coding sequence GTGACGTCCATTGAACAGCGTGACGTGCAGGCGGTCCTCGCCGGCATCGATGATCTGCTGCCGAAGCTGCGCGAACGCGCCCAACTGGCCGAGGATCAGCGTCAGGTGCCGTACGAAACCGTCAACGAACTGGACGAGATCGGCTTCTTCAAACTGCTGCAGCCCGAGCAGTGGGGCGGCCTGCAGGCCGATCCGACGTACTTCTACGAGGCGGTCCGCCGGCTGGCCAGCGCGTGCGGCTCGACCGGCTGGATCAGCTCGATCATCGGCGTGCACAACTGGCATCTGGCGCTGTTCGACCAGAAGGCCCAAGACGAGGTGTGGGGCGACGATCCGACCGTCCGGGTGTCCTCGTCGTATGCCCCGATGGGCGCCGGCACCGTCGTTGACGGCGGCTACCTGGTCAGCGGCGCGTGGCAGTGGTCCTCCGGCAGTGAGCACGCCACGTGGGCGTTCCTCGGCGGACCGGTGATCAAGGACGGCCGCCCCGTCGATTTCGGCAGCTTCCTCATCCCGCGCACCGAATACACGATCGACGACGTATGGCACGTCGTGGGCCTGAAGGGCACCGGCAGCAACACCGTCGTCGTCAAGGATGTGTTCGTTCCGACGCACCGCTTCCTGTCCTACAAGGCGATGAACGATGGCACCGCCGGTGGTTATCAGAACAACACCGCGCCGGTGTACAAGATGCCCTGGGGCACCATGCATCCCACCACCATCTCCGCGCCGATCGTCGGGATGGCCTACGGCGCCTACGCCGCCCATGTCGAGCATCAAGGCAAGCGGGTGCGCGCGGCGTTCGCCGGCGAGAAGTCCAAGGACGACCCGTTCGCCAAGGTGCGCATCGCCGAGGCGGCCAGCGATATCGACGCCGCGTGGCGCCAGCTGATCGGCAACGTCGGTGACGAGTACGCACTCTTGCAGGCCGGCAAGGAGATTCCGTTCGAGCTGCGGGCCCGCGCCCGCCGCGACCAGGTGCGCGCCACCGCGCGGTCCATCGCCTCGATCGATCTGCTCTTCGAATCGGCCGGCGCCACGGCACTGGTCACCGGCGCTCCGCTGCAGCGGTTCTGGCGCGATGCCCACGCCGGCCGGGTGCACGCCGCCAACGAGCCCGAGCGCGCCTATCTGATCTTCGGTAACAACGAGTTCGGTCTGCCGCCCGCGGACACGATGGTTTAA
- a CDS encoding ferredoxin--NADP reductase, which yields MTDEPLGSHVLELQVARVVEETADARSLVFAVPEGSTIPADRLRYSPGQFLTLRVPSDRTGSVARCYSLSSSPFTGDQLTVTVKRTADGYASNWLCDNVHPGMRMHVLAPSGTFVPKTLDTDFLLLAAGSGITPMLAICKSALSEGNGRVVLVYANRDENSVIFAATLRELSAKYPDRLTVIHWLETVQGLPSAATLAGLVGPYAGHDAYICGPGPFMAAAEEALKTAGADRIHIEVFKSLDSDPFAAVVIEEDDSDEGPATAIVTLDGTTQEVTWPRRAKLLDVLLDKGLDAPFSCREGHCGACAVVKKSGDVEMEINDVLEPSDLEEGLILACQALPTSDSVEVTYDE from the coding sequence GTGACCGATGAGCCGCTCGGCAGCCACGTACTCGAACTGCAGGTGGCCCGGGTCGTCGAGGAGACCGCGGACGCGCGTTCGCTGGTATTTGCGGTGCCCGAAGGCAGCACCATCCCGGCCGACCGGTTGCGCTACTCGCCCGGCCAGTTCCTGACCCTGCGCGTGCCCAGTGACCGCACCGGTTCGGTCGCCCGCTGCTACTCGCTGTCCAGTTCGCCGTTCACCGGCGACCAGCTGACCGTCACCGTCAAACGCACCGCCGACGGCTACGCGTCGAACTGGTTGTGCGACAACGTCCATCCCGGCATGCGCATGCACGTGCTGGCACCCTCGGGCACCTTCGTACCCAAGACGCTGGACACCGATTTCCTGCTGCTGGCCGCCGGCAGCGGTATCACCCCGATGCTGGCCATCTGCAAATCCGCGCTGTCCGAGGGCAACGGGCGGGTGGTGCTGGTGTACGCCAATCGGGACGAGAACTCGGTGATCTTCGCCGCCACCCTGCGCGAACTGTCCGCCAAATACCCGGACCGGTTGACCGTCATCCATTGGCTGGAAACGGTGCAGGGCCTGCCCAGCGCCGCGACGCTGGCCGGACTGGTGGGCCCCTACGCCGGACACGACGCCTACATCTGCGGGCCGGGACCGTTCATGGCGGCCGCCGAGGAAGCCCTCAAGACCGCCGGCGCCGATCGCATCCACATCGAGGTGTTCAAGTCGCTGGACTCCGATCCGTTCGCTGCGGTCGTGATCGAAGAAGACGACAGCGATGAAGGACCGGCCACCGCCATCGTGACCCTCGACGGCACCACCCAGGAGGTGACGTGGCCGCGCCGGGCAAAGCTGCTCGACGTGCTGCTGGACAAGGGCCTGGATGCACCGTTCTCCTGCCGGGAGGGCCATTGCGGCGCCTGCGCGGTGGTCAAGAAGTCCGGTGATGTCGAGATGGAGATCAACGACGTGCTGGAACCCTCGGATCTGGAGGAGGGGCTGATCCTGGCCTGCCAGGCGCTGCCCACCTCCGATTCCGTGGAAGTCACCTACGACGAATAA
- a CDS encoding acyl-CoA dehydrogenase: protein MPVSVLSSRADTSEQFAARELVRSWAASSNSITAVRNVELGDPDAWRAPYDGFAQLGAFGVAIPEEHGGAGSGIEDLLGMIDEAAAALVPGPVATTALATLVVDDPAVLETLAAGERSAGLALESDIVFDGSTASGSAKWVLGADTSGVLVLPAGAVWILVDAAADGVRVDALEATDFSRPLARVTLTGAPAQQLSAPAQRVQDLAATVLAAEAAGLARRLLDTATEYAKVREQFGKPIGSFQAVKHMCAEMLLRSQQAAVAAADAAAAAADPDGSQLSIAAAVAAAVGIDAAKENARDCIQVLGGIGITWEHDAHLYLRRAYALSQFLGGRSRWLRRTAELTRAGVRRHLHVDVTEAEAVRAEIAAAAADIAALPEDQRQRALAESGLLAPHWPKPYGRNATPAEQLVIDQELAAAHVARPDISIGWWAAPTILAHGTPEQIEKFIPGTLTGDIYWCQLFSEPGAGSDLAALRTKAVRAEVDGKSGWKLTGQKVWTSNAHRSNWGICLARTNPDAPKHKGITYFLVDMSAPGIDIRPLREITGEALFNEVFFDDLFVPDEQVVGPVDGGWPLARTTLANERVAIATGGALDKGMEHLLAVIGDRELDGAEADRLGTLIVAAQVGSLLDQLIARMAVGGHDPGAPSSVRKLIGVRYRQGLSETIMDSLDGAGIVDSPDVRYFLNTRCLSIAGGTEQILLTLAGERLLGLPR, encoded by the coding sequence TTGCCGGTGTCCGTGTTGTCGTCGAGGGCCGACACATCCGAACAGTTTGCCGCCCGTGAACTGGTCCGGAGCTGGGCGGCCAGTTCCAACTCCATCACCGCGGTGCGCAACGTCGAGCTGGGCGACCCGGACGCGTGGCGGGCCCCCTACGACGGTTTCGCGCAACTAGGGGCCTTCGGTGTCGCGATCCCCGAGGAGCACGGCGGCGCCGGCAGCGGTATCGAGGACCTGCTCGGCATGATCGACGAGGCGGCCGCCGCCCTGGTGCCCGGACCGGTCGCGACGACGGCGCTGGCCACCTTGGTGGTCGACGACCCGGCGGTGCTGGAGACGCTCGCCGCCGGCGAACGCAGCGCCGGCCTGGCCCTGGAATCCGACATCGTGTTCGACGGCAGCACCGCGTCCGGATCGGCGAAGTGGGTGCTCGGCGCGGACACCTCTGGTGTGTTGGTGCTGCCGGCCGGTGCGGTGTGGATCCTGGTCGACGCCGCCGCCGACGGGGTCCGCGTCGACGCGCTCGAGGCCACCGACTTCTCCCGTCCGCTGGCCCGCGTCACGCTGACCGGCGCTCCCGCACAGCAGCTGTCCGCCCCGGCGCAGCGCGTGCAGGACCTGGCGGCCACCGTGCTGGCCGCCGAGGCGGCCGGCCTGGCCCGCCGGCTGTTGGACACCGCCACCGAGTACGCCAAGGTGCGCGAGCAGTTCGGCAAGCCGATCGGCAGTTTCCAGGCCGTCAAGCACATGTGCGCCGAGATGCTGCTGCGCAGCCAGCAGGCCGCTGTCGCCGCTGCCGACGCGGCCGCCGCGGCCGCCGACCCTGATGGCAGCCAGCTCTCGATCGCCGCCGCTGTCGCCGCCGCGGTGGGCATCGACGCCGCCAAGGAGAACGCCCGCGACTGCATCCAGGTGCTCGGCGGGATCGGCATCACGTGGGAACACGACGCGCACCTGTATCTGCGCCGCGCCTATGCGCTGTCCCAGTTCCTGGGTGGCCGGTCGCGCTGGTTGCGCCGCACCGCCGAGCTGACCCGGGCCGGTGTCCGGCGCCACCTGCACGTCGACGTGACCGAAGCCGAGGCGGTGCGCGCTGAGATCGCCGCCGCCGCGGCCGATATCGCGGCGCTGCCCGAGGATCAGCGCCAGCGCGCGCTGGCCGAGTCCGGCTTGCTGGCCCCGCACTGGCCCAAGCCGTACGGCCGCAACGCCACGCCGGCAGAGCAATTGGTCATCGACCAGGAACTGGCCGCGGCCCACGTGGCGCGTCCCGACATCTCCATCGGCTGGTGGGCGGCGCCGACCATCCTGGCGCACGGCACACCGGAGCAGATCGAGAAGTTCATCCCCGGCACCCTGACCGGTGACATCTACTGGTGCCAGCTGTTCTCCGAGCCGGGTGCGGGCTCTGACCTGGCTGCCTTGCGCACCAAAGCCGTTCGCGCAGAGGTCGACGGCAAAAGCGGCTGGAAGCTCACCGGGCAGAAGGTGTGGACCTCCAACGCGCACCGTTCCAACTGGGGTATCTGCCTGGCGCGCACCAACCCGGATGCGCCGAAACACAAGGGCATCACCTACTTCCTGGTGGACATGAGCGCCCCCGGCATCGATATCCGGCCGCTGCGCGAGATCACCGGCGAGGCCCTGTTCAACGAGGTGTTCTTCGACGACCTCTTCGTCCCCGACGAGCAGGTTGTCGGCCCGGTCGACGGGGGCTGGCCGCTGGCCCGCACCACGCTGGCCAACGAGCGGGTGGCCATCGCCACCGGCGGCGCGCTGGACAAGGGCATGGAACATCTGCTCGCCGTGATCGGTGACCGCGAGCTCGACGGCGCCGAGGCGGACCGGCTGGGCACGTTGATCGTTGCGGCCCAGGTGGGTTCGCTGCTGGACCAACTCATCGCCCGGATGGCGGTCGGCGGGCACGATCCGGGTGCGCCGTCCAGCGTGCGCAAGCTGATCGGGGTGCGCTACCGGCAGGGCCTGTCCGAGACCATCATGGATTCACTCGACGGCGCGGGCATCGTGGACAGCCCCGATGTGCGGTACTTCCTCAACACCCGCTGCCTGTCCATCGCCGGCGGCACCGAGCAGATCCTGCTCACCCTGGCCGGCGAGCGGCTGCTGGGGTTGCCGCGTTAG
- the kstR gene encoding cholesterol catabolism transcriptional regulator KstR yields the protein MSSPAQPGSGSDSPRQVTTVAVLAESELGSEAQRERRKRILDATLAIASKGGYEAVQMRAVAERADVAVGTLYRYFPSKVHLLVSALGREFERIDAKTDRASLTGGTPYQRLNMMVGRLNRSMQRNPLLTEAMTRAFVFADASAAGEVDHVGKLMDSMFARAMSDGEPTEDQYHIARVISDVWLSNLLAWLTRRASATDVSKRLDLAVRLLIGDGEQSKV from the coding sequence ATGTCGTCACCAGCACAGCCCGGATCGGGTTCTGACTCACCACGTCAGGTGACGACGGTGGCCGTCCTCGCCGAATCCGAACTGGGATCCGAAGCGCAGCGCGAGCGCCGCAAGCGCATCCTCGACGCCACCCTGGCCATCGCCTCCAAGGGCGGTTACGAGGCCGTTCAGATGCGTGCCGTCGCCGAACGCGCCGATGTCGCCGTCGGAACCCTGTACCGGTACTTCCCGTCCAAGGTGCATCTGCTGGTCTCCGCGCTCGGCCGGGAGTTCGAGCGCATCGATGCCAAGACCGACCGGGCTTCGCTCACCGGCGGCACGCCGTACCAGCGGCTGAACATGATGGTCGGCCGGCTCAACCGGTCCATGCAGCGCAACCCGTTGCTCACCGAGGCCATGACGCGCGCGTTCGTGTTCGCCGACGCGTCGGCCGCGGGTGAAGTCGATCACGTCGGCAAGCTGATGGACTCGATGTTCGCCCGCGCCATGAGCGACGGCGAACCGACCGAAGACCAGTACCACATCGCCCGCGTCATCTCCGATGTGTGGCTGTCGAACCTGCTGGCCTGGCTGACCCGGCGCGCCTCGGCGACCGACGTCAGCAAACGCCTGGACCTGGCGGTCCGGTTGCTCATCGGCGACGGAGAACAATCTAAGGTTTGA
- the otsB gene encoding trehalose-phosphatase: MDDLQHALTAIAQTPRLLVTSDFDGTLAPIVNNPADARPLPAAAEALVALAALPDTTAALISGRARGVLKELSGMPDSVALVGSHGAEFDTGFVREIDTDLLATITATLRGIAAGRPGVTVETKPASVALHVRNADPADGDAAFAAARAAATSWDAHLTTGKAVLEFAVIVTDKGEAVDELRRRHGATAVVFLGDDVTDEKAFRRLRETDVGVKVGPGDTLARYRVSAPADVAEVLRFLLAARR; the protein is encoded by the coding sequence GTGGATGACCTGCAGCACGCGCTGACTGCCATTGCCCAGACCCCACGCCTGCTGGTCACCTCCGATTTCGACGGCACGCTGGCGCCGATCGTGAACAACCCCGCCGATGCCCGGCCGCTCCCCGCGGCTGCCGAGGCCCTGGTCGCCCTGGCGGCGCTGCCCGACACCACCGCCGCGCTGATCTCCGGGCGCGCCCGCGGCGTGCTGAAGGAATTGTCGGGTATGCCGGACAGCGTGGCACTCGTCGGCAGCCACGGCGCGGAATTCGACACCGGCTTCGTCCGCGAGATCGACACCGACCTGCTGGCCACCATCACGGCCACGCTGCGCGGCATCGCCGCCGGCCGGCCCGGGGTGACCGTCGAGACGAAACCGGCCAGCGTGGCGCTGCATGTCCGCAATGCCGACCCGGCCGACGGCGACGCGGCGTTCGCCGCAGCGCGGGCCGCCGCCACGTCCTGGGACGCGCACCTCACCACCGGCAAGGCGGTATTGGAGTTCGCGGTGATCGTCACCGACAAGGGCGAGGCCGTCGACGAATTGCGCCGACGACACGGTGCCACCGCCGTGGTGTTCCTCGGTGACGACGTCACCGACGAGAAGGCGTTCCGCCGCCTGCGCGAGACCGATGTCGGGGTCAAGGTCGGCCCGGGTGACACCCTGGCCCGCTACCGGGTCTCGGCTCCGGCGGACGTCGCCGAGGTGCTGCGCTTTCTGCTCGCCGCGCGCCGCTGA